A single region of the Halopiger xanaduensis SH-6 genome encodes:
- a CDS encoding DUF371 domain-containing protein encodes MEEIIHARGHENVSAEHASTFEVTTDDYLTPAGDCILAIEADRAPADFDPDFIAACQDREATITFEIEADGHRDSVVGRGDPDLEFTNERSAVGRTSEYVDDRTIMNGAAFAAEGFDRELVEALADGAEATVTITVE; translated from the coding sequence ATGGAAGAGATCATCCACGCTCGCGGGCACGAGAACGTCTCCGCCGAGCACGCGAGCACGTTCGAGGTAACGACCGACGACTATCTCACCCCTGCGGGCGACTGTATTCTCGCGATCGAAGCCGACCGCGCCCCCGCGGATTTCGACCCCGATTTCATTGCGGCCTGTCAGGACCGCGAGGCCACGATTACGTTCGAAATCGAAGCCGACGGCCACCGCGACTCCGTCGTCGGTCGGGGCGACCCCGACCTCGAGTTCACCAACGAGCGCAGCGCGGTCGGCCGGACGAGCGAGTACGTCGACGATCGGACGATCATGAACGGGGCCGCGTTCGCCGCCGAGGGCTTCGACCGCGAACTGGTCGAGGCGCTGGCCGACGGGGCCGAGGCGACGGTGACCATCACCGTCGAGTAG
- a CDS encoding endonuclease III domain-containing protein has protein sequence MTDEEPAVNISGGTAGGGITAEFDPATADTRAEEIVDRLGELYWQKTYGGRDAFTCLVRTILSQNTSDKASQPAHDALIERYDGEGIDLAESLAGAEQSILAETIQPAGLYNQKSEIIIDTAEWVLEAFGSAAAFDEFVKDEDPAEVRETLLEVRGVGPKTADCVLLFAGGRGGVFPVDTHVHRIYRRLGIAPADADHEAVRAVLEREVPAEKCGFGHTASIQFGREYCSARKPACLEDPEACPMADLCEQVGVYPETGEVVDPAEAPEAETRG, from the coding sequence ATGACCGACGAGGAACCCGCCGTCAACATCAGCGGCGGCACCGCGGGCGGCGGCATCACCGCCGAGTTCGATCCCGCGACCGCCGACACGCGCGCGGAGGAGATCGTCGATCGACTCGGGGAACTGTACTGGCAGAAAACCTACGGCGGGCGGGATGCCTTCACTTGCCTCGTACGGACGATTCTGAGCCAGAACACGAGCGACAAGGCGAGCCAGCCGGCTCACGACGCGCTGATCGAGCGCTACGACGGCGAAGGAATTGATCTCGCGGAGTCGCTCGCGGGCGCCGAACAGTCGATCCTCGCCGAGACGATCCAGCCCGCCGGCCTCTACAACCAGAAGTCCGAAATCATCATCGACACGGCCGAGTGGGTCCTCGAGGCGTTCGGCTCTGCGGCCGCCTTCGACGAGTTCGTCAAGGACGAAGATCCCGCCGAGGTGCGCGAGACGCTGCTCGAGGTCCGCGGCGTCGGTCCCAAAACCGCCGACTGCGTGCTCCTGTTCGCGGGCGGCCGCGGCGGCGTCTTCCCCGTCGATACGCACGTTCACCGGATCTACCGCCGGCTGGGCATCGCGCCGGCCGACGCCGACCACGAGGCGGTCCGGGCCGTTCTCGAGCGCGAGGTGCCCGCCGAGAAGTGCGGCTTCGGCCACACGGCGTCGATCCAGTTCGGCCGCGAGTACTGCTCGGCGCGCAAGCCGGCCTGCCTCGAGGATCCGGAGGCGTGTCCCATGGCCGATCTCTGCGAGCAGGTTGGCGTCTACCCCGAGACGGGCGAGGTCGTCGATCCGGCCGAGGCGCCCGAAGCGGAGACGAGGGGCTGA
- a CDS encoding GNAT family N-acetyltransferase — protein sequence MNVIVAEPRRGDGLGRDLLEAIVSHPDLADLEVLTLDCREGLVPFYEDCGFERHEMIAELPDGGEENLVPMRYVGPESDTESA from the coding sequence GTGAACGTTATCGTCGCCGAACCTCGACGCGGCGACGGACTCGGCCGGGACTTGCTCGAGGCGATCGTCTCGCACCCCGATCTCGCTGACCTCGAGGTGCTGACGCTGGACTGTCGCGAAGGCTTGGTCCCCTTCTACGAGGACTGCGGATTCGAGCGCCACGAGATGATCGCCGAACTGCCGGACGGCGGCGAGGAGAACCTCGTTCCGATGCGGTACGTTGGACCCGAGTCAGATACGGAGTCAGCGTGA